In the genome of Delphinus delphis chromosome 15, mDelDel1.2, whole genome shotgun sequence, one region contains:
- the MYH7B gene encoding myosin-7B, translated as MNPPRFDLLEDMAMMTHLNEAAVLHNLRQRYARWMIYTYSGLFCVTINPYKWLPIYTASVVAAYKGKRRSEAPPHIYAVADNAYNDMLRNRENQSMLITGESGAGKTVNTKRVIQYFAIVAALGDGRMPGVSGTLEDQIIEANPAMEAFGNAKTLRNDNSSRFGKFIRIHFGPSGKLASADIDSYLLEKSRVIFQLPGERGYHVYYQILSGKKPELQDMLLLSMNPYDYHFCSQGVITVDHMNDGEELMATDHAMDILGFSVDEKCACYKVVGALLHFGNMKFKQKQRDEQAEADGTESADKAAYLMGVSSGDLLKGLLHPRVRVGNEYVTKGQSVEQVVFAVGALAKATYDRLFRWLVSRINQTLDTKLPRQFFIGVLDIAGFEIFEFNSFEQLCINFTNEKLQQFFNQHMFVLEQEEYKREGIDWVFIDFGLDLQPCIDLIEKPLGILSLLEEECMFPKASDASFQAKLYDNHAGKSSNFQQPRPDKKRKYQAHFEVVHYAGVVPYSIVGWLEKNKDPLNETVVPIFQKSQNKLLATLYENYAGSCSTEPPKSGVKEKRRKAASFQTVSQLHKENLNKLMTNLRATQPHFVRCIVPNENKTPGIMDAFLVLHQLRCNGVLEGIRICRQGFPNRLLYADFRQRYRILNPSAIPDDTFMDSRKATEKLLASLNIDHTQYQFGHTKVFFKAGLLGVLEELRDQRLAKVLTLLQARSRGRLMRLEYQRLLGGRDALFTIQWNIRAFNAVKNWSWMKLFFKMKPLLRSAQAEAELAALRAELRGLRGALATAEAKCQELEETHVSVTQEKNDLALQLQAEQENLADAEERCHLLIRSKVQLEAKVKELSERLEDEEEVNADLAARRRKLEDECTELRKDTDDLELTLAKAEKEKQATESKVKNLMEEMVALEESVARLTKEKKALQEAHQQALGDLQAEEDRVSALAKAKARLEQQVEDLECSLEQEKKLRMDTERAKRKLEGDLKLTQESVTDAAQDKQQLEEKLQKKDSELSQLNLRVEDEQLLGAQLQKKIKELQSRAEALEEELEAERSARARVEKQRAEAARELAELSERLEEVGGASAGQRDGCRKHEAELGRLRRELEEAALRHEATVAALRRKQAESAAELGEQADSLQRARQKLEKEKSELRMEVDDLGASVETLVRGKASAEKLCRAYEDQLSEAKIKVEELQRQLADASTQQGRLQAESGKLSRLLEEKESLISQLSRGKALATQSLEELRRQLEEESKAKSTLAHAVQASRHDCDLLREQHEEEAEAQAELQRLLSKANAEVAQWRSKYEADAIQRTEELEEAKKKLALRLQEAEAGVEAAHAKCSSLEKAKLRLQTESEDVTLELERATSAAAALDKKQRHLERALEERRRQEEEMQRELEAAQREARSLGTELFRLRHSHEEALEALETLRRENKNLQEEISDLTDQVSLSGKSIQELEKAKKALEGEKSELQAALEEAEGALELEETKTLRTQLELSQVKAEVDRKLVEKDEECTDLRRNHQRAVESLQASLDAETRARNEALRLKKKMEGDLNDLELQLGHATRQATEAQATTRLLQAQLKEEQAGRDEEQRLAAELHEQAQALERRAALLAAELEELRAALEQAERSRRLAEQELLEATERLSLLHSQNTGLLSQKKKLEVDLAQLSGEAEEAAQERREAEEKAKKAITDAAMMAEELQKEQDTSAHLEQMKKTLEQTVRELQARLEEAEQAALRGGKKQVQKLEAKVRELEAELDAEQKQHAEALKGVRKHERRVKELAYQAEEDRKNLARMQDLVDKLQSKVKSYKRQCEEAEQQANTNLAKYRKAQHELDDAEERADMAETQANKLRARTRDALGPKHKE; from the exons ATGAACCCGCCCCGCTTCGACTTGCTGGAGGACATGGCCATGATGACGCACCTCAACGAGGCAGCCGTACTGCACAACCTGCGCCAGCGTTACGCTCGCTGGATGATCTAT ACATACTCGGGCCTCTTCTGTGTCACCATCAACCCCTACAAATGGCTCCCGATCTATACAGCCTCTGTGGTAGCCGCTTACAAGGGAAAGCGCCGCTCGGAGGCCCCGCCCCACATATATGCGGTGGCAGATAACGCCTACAATGACATGCTGCGCA ACCGAGAGAACCAGTCCATGCTGATCAC GGGAGAGTCGGGGGCCGGTAAGACGGTTAACACCAAGCGGGTCATTCAGTACTTTGCCATCGTCGCTGCCCTGGGAGACGG CAGGATGCCTGGGGTCAGT GGCACCCTCGAGGATCAAATCATTGAGGCTAACCCTGCCATGGAGGCTTTTGGCAATGCCAAGACCCTGCGGAACGACAACTCGTCCCGCTTC GGCAAGTTCATCCGCATTCATTTTGGTCCCTCTGGGAAGCTGGCATCCGCGGATATTGACAGCT ATCTCCTGGAGAAGTCAAGGGTGATCTTCCAGCTGCCTGGTGAGCGAGGCTACCACGTCTACTACCAGATCCTCTCGGGGAAGAAGCCAGAGCTGCAGG ACATGCTGCTTCTGTCTATGAACCCCTATGACTACCACTTCTGCAGCCAGGGCGTCATCACTGTGGACCACATGAATGACGGGGAGGAGCTCATGGCCACTGAC catgcCATGGACATCCTGGGCTTCAGCGTGGATGAGAAGTGTGCCTGCTACAAGGTCGTGGGGGCCCTCCTGCACTTCGGCAACATGAAATTCAAGCAGAAGCAGCGGGACGAGCAGGCCGAGGCCGACGGCACCGAGA GTGCTGACAAGGCTGCCTACCTGATGGGGGTCAGCAGTGGAGACCTCCTCAAAGGCCTTCTGCACCCCCGAGTGCGTGTGGGGAACGAGTATGTGACCAAGGGTCAGAGCGTGGAGCAG GTGGTGTTTGCCGTGGGGGCTCTGGCCAAGGCCACCTATGACCGGCTGTTCCGGTGGCTGGTGTCACGGATCAACCAGACACTGGACACCAAGTTGCCCCGTCAGTTCTTCATCGGCGTCCTGGACATCGCCGGTTTTGAGATCTTTGAG TTTAACAGCTTTGAACAGCTGTGTATCAACTTCACCAACGAGAAGCTGCAGCAGTTCTTCAACCAGCACATGTTTGTGCTCGAGCAGGAGGAGTACAAGCGGGAGGGCATCGACTGGGTCTTCATCGACTTCGGCCTGGACCTGCAGCCCTGCATTGACCTCATCGAGAAG CCACTGGGCATCCTGTCCCTTCTGGAGGAGGAGTGTATGTTCCCCAAGGCCTCAGATGCCAGCTTCCAGGCCAAGCTCTATGACAACCACGCGGGGAAGTCGTCCAATTTCCAGCAGCCACGGCCTGACAAGAAGCGCAAATACCAGGCCCACTTTGAGGTGGTCCACTACGCGGGCGTG GTGCCTTACAGCATCGTGGGCTGGCTGGAAAAAAACAAGGATCCACTGAATGAGACGGTGGTCCCCATCTTCCAAAAGTCGCAGAACAAGCTCTTGGCTACTCTCTACGAGAACTATGCTGGCTCCTGCTCTA CCGAGCCCCCCAAGTCTGGGGTGAAAGAGAAGCGTAGGAAGGCAGCATCATTCCAGACGGTGTCCCAGCTACACAAG gAGAACCTCAACAAGCTGATGACCAACCTGCGGGCCACACAGCCCCACTTTGTCCGTTGCATTGTCCCCAATGAGAACAAGACCCCAG GGATCATGGATGCCTTCTTGGTGCTACACCAGCTGCGTTGCAATGGGGTTCTGGAGGGGATCCGGATCTGCCGACAAGGATTCCCCAATAGGCTGCTTTACGCTGACTTCCGGCAACG GTACCGCATCCTGAACCCCAGTGCCATCCCGGACGACACCTTCATGGACAGCAGGAAGGCCACAGAGAAGCTGCTGGCCTCGCTGAACATCGACCACACCCAGTACCAGTTTGGCCATACCAAG GTGTTCTTCAAGGCTGGGCTTCTAGGCGTCTTGGAGGAGCTTCGTGACCAGCGTCTGGCCAAGGTCCTGACACTGCTGCAGGCACGGAGCCGGGGCCGCCTCATGCGCCTCGAGTACCAGCGCCTGCTTGGAGGCAG GGATGCCCTGTTCACCATCCAGTGGAACATCCGCGCCTTCAACGCCGTCAAGAACTGGTCATGGATGAAGCTCTTTTTCAAGATGAAGCCACTACTACGCTCGGCGCAGGCTGAGGCGGAGCTGGCGGCCCTGCGGGCAGAGCTGCGGGGGCTGCGAGGGGCACTGGCCACCGCCGAGGCCAAAtgccaggagctggaggagacGCACGTCAGTGTCACCCAGGAGAAGAATGACCTGGCCCTGCAGCTGCAGGCA GAGCAGGAAAACCTGGCGGATGCCGAGGAGCGCTGCCACTTGCTCATCAGGTCCAAGGTGCAGCTGGAGGCGAAGGTGAAGGAGCTGAGCGAGCGGctggaggacgaggaggaggtGAATGCTGACCTGGCTGCCCGCCGGCGCAAGCTGGAAGATGAGTGCACAGAGCTCAGGAAGGACACTGATGACCTGGAGCTGACGCTGGCCAAGGCCGAGAAGGAGAAGCAAGCCACGGAGAGTAAG GTGAAGAACCTGATGGAGGAGATGGTGGCGCTGGAGGAGTCAGTGGCCCGGCTGACAAAGGAGAAGAAGGCCTTGCAGGAGGCCCACCAGCAGGCCCTGGGCGACCTGCAGGCTGAGGAGGACCGTGTGAGCGCACTGGCCAAGGCCAAGGCCCGCCTGGAGCAGCAGGTGGAAGAC CTGGAGTGCTCCCTGGAGCAAGAGAAGAAGCTGCGCATGGACACGGAGCGGGCCAAACGCAAGCTCGAGGGTGACCTGAAACTGACGCAGGAGTCGGTGACGGATGCTGCCCAGGACAAGCAGCAGCTGGAGGAGAAGCTCCAGAA AAAGGACTCCGAGCTGAGTCAGCTGAACCTTCGAGTGGAGGACGAGCAGCTCCTTGGGGCCCAGCTGCAGAAGAAGATCAAGGAGCTGCAG TCTCGGGCGGAGGCGCTGGAAGAGGAGCTGGAGGCCGAGCGGTCGGCCCGGGCCCGCGTGGAGAAGCAGCGGGCAGAAGCAGCCCGGGAGCTGGCGGAGCTGAGCGAGCGGCTGGAGGAGGTGGGCGGCGCATCCGCGGGGCAGCGCGACGGCTGCCGGAAGCACGAGGCCGAGCTGGGGCGGCTGAGGCGGGAACTGGAGGAGGCGGCCCTGCGGCACGAGGCCACAGTGGCTGCGCTGCGGCGCAAGCAGGCGGAGAGCGCGGCCGAGCTGGGCGAGCAGGCGGACAGTCTGCAACGGGCGCgacagaagctggaaaaggagaAGAGCGAGCTCCGCATGGAGGTGGACGATCTGGGCGCCAGCGTGGAGACTCTGGTCCGTGGCAAG GCCAGTGCAGAGAAGCTGTGCCGGGCCTATGAGGATCAGCTGAGCGAGGCCAAGATCAAGGTGGAGGAGCTGCAGCGGCAACTGGCAGATGCCAGCACCCAGCAGGGGCGGCTACAAGCCGAGAGTG GGAAGCTGAGCCGACTGCTGGAGGAGAAGGAGTCTCTGATTAGCCAGCTGAGCCGTGGGAAGGCCTTGGCCACCCAGAGCCTGGAGGAACTGCGGCggcagctggaggaggagagCAAG GCCAAGAGCACGCTGGCCCATGCCGTGCAGGCTTCGCGGCATGACTGTGACCTCCTGCGGGAGCAGCACGAGGAGGAGGCCGAAGCCCAGGCCGAGCTGCAGCGGCTGCTGTCCAAGGCCAACGCCGAGGTGGCCCAGTGGAGGAGCAAGTACGAGGCAGATGCCATCCAGAGGACCGAGGAACTGGAGGAGGCCAA AAAGAAGCTGGCACTGCGGCTGCAGGAGGCAGAGGCGGGGGTAGAGGCCGCTCATGCCAAGTGCTCGTCGCTGGAGAAGGCCAAGTTGCGGCTGCAGACAGAGTCGGAGGACGTGACCCTGGAGCTGGAGCGGGCGACCTCGGCGGCCGCAGCGCTGGACAAGAAGCAGCGGCACTTGGAGCGGGCGCTGGAGGAGCGGCGGCGGCAGGAGGAGGAGATGCAGCGGGAGCTGGAGGCGGCCCAGAGGGAGGCCCGCAGCCTGGGCACGGAGCTCTTCCGGCTGAGGCACAGCCACGAGGAGGCTCTCGAGGCCCTGGAGACGCTCAGGCGGGAGAACAAGAACCTGCAGG AGGAGATCAGTGACCTCACAGACCAGGTCAGCCTCAGCGGGAAGAGCATCCAGGAGCTAGAGAAAGCCAAGAAGGCACTGGAAGGGGAGAAGAGCGAGCTCCAGGCTGCGCTGGAGGAGGCTGAG GGGGCCCTGGAGCTGGAGGAGACCAAGACTCTGCGGACCCAGCTGGAGCTTTCCCAGGTCAAGGCTGAGGTGGACCGGAAACTGGTGGAGAAAGACGAGGAGTGCACTGACCTGAG GCGCAACCACCAGCGGGCAGTGGAGTCCCTGCAGGCCTCCTTGGATGCAGAGACTCGGGCCCGCAACGAGGCGCTACGGCTCAAGAAGAAGATGGAGGGCGATCTCAACGACCTGGAGCTGCAGCTGGGCCACGCCACCCGCCAGGCCACGGAGGCACAGGCCACCACGCGGCTGCTGCAGGCCCAACTCAAGGAGGAGCAGGCGGGGCGGGATGAGGAGCAGCGGCTGGCGGCCGAGCTCCACGAGCAGGCACAGGCCCTGGAGCGGCGGGCCGCCCTGCTGGCCGCGGAGCTGGAAGAGCTGCGGGCCGCCCTGGAGCAGGCCGAGCGCAGCCGGCGGCTGGCGGAGCAGGAGCTGCTGGAGGCCACCGAGCGCCTCAGCCTCCTGCATTCGCAG AACACAGGCCTCCTGAGCCAGAAGAAGAAGTTAGAGGTGGATTTGGCCCAGCTGAGCGGGGAGGCGGAGGAGGCTGCCCAGGAAAGGCGGGAAGCCGAGGAGAAGGCCAAGAAGGCCATCACCGAC GCAGCCATGATGGCAGAGGAGCTGCAAAAGGAGCAGGACACGAGCGCACACCTGGAACAGATGAAGAAGACTCTGGAGCAGACGGTGCGGGAGCTGCAGGCCCGGCTTGAGGAGGCAGAACAAGCCGCCCTCCGTGGCGGGAAGAAGCAGGTGCAGAAGCTGGAGGCCAAG GTGCGGGAGCTGGAGGCCGAGCTCGACGCAGAACAGAAGCAGCACGCCGAGGCCCTCAAGGGGGTGCGGAAACATGAGCGCCGGGTCAAGGAGCTCGCGTACCAG GCCGAGGAGGACAGGAAGAACCTGGCTCGCATGCAGGACCTGGTGGACAAGCTGCAGAGCAAGGTCAAGAGCTACAAACGTCAGTGTGAAGAGGCG GAGCAGCAGGCCAACACTAACTTGGCCAAGTATCGCAAGGCCCAGCACGAGCTGGATGACGCGGAGGAGCGGGCGGACATGGCGGAAACCCAGGCCAACAAGCTGCGGGCGCGGACCCGGGACGCCCTGGGCCCCAAG CACAAGGAGTGA